Proteins encoded by one window of Bacteroidia bacterium:
- a CDS encoding outer membrane beta-barrel family protein, which yields MKYILSILAGLTLLTQSAISQTIQAKITDNKNEPLTGAIAELRLIKDSTLSKVAVADVSGKVIFDQIKPGIYFLKTSFLGFNNYLSPEFEFTEGENKDFHTIKLSSSSTNLKQATITAFKPLIEVKADKTVFNVENSINSTGSTALELLQKAPGVVVDNNDNIILKGRGGVMVQIDGREIRMTESELADYLRSIQSTDVESIEIITNPSSKYDAQGTAGIINIKLKKNKNYGTNGSITAGYAVGTYSKYNTSLSVNNRTKKFNIYSTYSNNWGDRKNEFYLYREQNPYTFNQSSKSKRGGLSHNYKAGVDYQMNSKNSFGIMINGNYSDITGNQKNKNYISNYYSGVTDSILNSNQRYNSINNNFYGNVNHHYKDTIGKELTTDFDYGYYNGTRNTYQPNEYTLPDGTTPLSATYYKSNTPTTINIFTLKSDYTQSLFKGKIGAGYKVALVNTVNTFNFYNIEGGIASLDSSRSNKFDYTENVNALYLNWQRTFNKIDVQVGIRMENTNSNGKLRTSAIANDKDVKRSYTDFFPSAGITYNINKNNSAGLIYSSRIDRPNYQELNPFEYKLDELSFRKGNPFLDPQYSNKIELTHTYKYMITTSAGYSHTKDFFAQITDTLSDGKSFLMPRNLATEDVLSVSISASLQPLKWYSIYFNASVDNQKYKADYGGNKTINAQFTSFNLYGQHTFKLPYKFTFELSGWYNSGGVWGGSYKTKAQGSLDVGLQKKLLKDQATLKISYTDLLHTAPWDSYNTYAGIVSRAWGNWESQQLRVSFTWRFGNNQMKNTKQRSSGSEQEQKRIGGGE from the coding sequence ATGAAATATATTTTAAGTATTTTGGCAGGATTAACCCTGCTGACACAATCTGCAATAAGTCAAACTATTCAGGCTAAAATCACAGACAATAAAAACGAGCCGCTAACAGGAGCCATTGCAGAACTAAGGCTAATAAAAGATTCAACGCTTAGTAAGGTTGCCGTAGCAGATGTTTCGGGGAAAGTAATTTTTGATCAGATAAAACCGGGTATCTATTTTTTGAAAACCTCGTTTCTCGGCTTTAACAATTATTTAAGTCCGGAATTTGAATTTACAGAAGGAGAAAACAAAGATTTTCATACAATAAAACTATCGTCATCGTCAACAAATCTTAAACAGGCAACCATCACTGCATTTAAACCTTTAATTGAAGTTAAAGCCGATAAAACTGTATTTAATGTAGAAAACAGTATTAACTCAACCGGCAGCACTGCACTTGAATTACTTCAAAAAGCACCAGGTGTTGTTGTGGACAATAACGATAACATTATTTTAAAAGGTCGTGGTGGTGTGATGGTTCAGATTGATGGTCGTGAGATAAGAATGACTGAAAGCGAACTTGCAGACTATCTTCGTTCTATACAAAGTACTGATGTGGAAAGTATTGAAATTATTACAAACCCATCATCAAAATATGATGCACAAGGCACAGCAGGTATCATCAATATTAAGCTTAAGAAAAACAAAAACTATGGCACTAATGGAAGTATAACTGCTGGCTATGCCGTTGGAACATATTCTAAATACAATACCTCACTTTCTGTCAACAACAGAACAAAAAAGTTTAATATTTATTCGACTTATAGTAATAACTGGGGTGACAGAAAAAACGAATTTTATCTATATCGTGAACAAAACCCTTATACTTTCAATCAATCATCAAAATCAAAACGTGGAGGTTTGAGTCATAATTATAAAGCCGGTGTTGATTATCAAATGAATTCAAAAAACAGTTTTGGAATTATGATTAATGGTAACTATAGTGATATTACCGGAAATCAGAAAAACAAAAACTACATCAGTAATTATTATTCAGGCGTAACCGACAGTATTCTTAATTCCAATCAGCGATACAACTCCATAAATAATAACTTTTATGGCAACGTTAATCATCACTACAAAGATACAATAGGAAAAGAGTTGACAACAGATTTTGACTATGGCTATTACAACGGAACCAGAAACACCTATCAGCCCAATGAATACACATTGCCCGATGGAACAACACCACTGTCTGCGACATATTACAAGTCAAACACACCAACAACTATTAATATTTTTACTTTAAAATCAGATTATACGCAATCACTTTTCAAAGGCAAAATAGGCGCGGGATATAAAGTTGCCTTGGTAAACACGGTAAACACGTTTAACTTTTACAATATTGAAGGTGGTATTGCTTCACTAGATTCTTCACGAAGCAACAAATTTGATTACACCGAAAACGTGAATGCCTTATATTTAAACTGGCAACGTACATTCAATAAAATTGATGTGCAAGTAGGAATCAGAATGGAGAACACAAACAGTAATGGTAAATTAAGAACATCTGCCATTGCTAATGATAAGGATGTGAAACGAAGTTATACAGACTTTTTTCCAAGTGCAGGCATCACCTATAATATCAACAAGAACAATTCAGCCGGATTAATTTATAGTTCACGAATTGACAGACCAAATTATCAGGAACTAAACCCATTTGAATACAAACTTGATGAATTAAGCTTTAGAAAAGGAAACCCTTTTTTGGACCCGCAATATTCGAATAAAATAGAGCTTACACATACTTATAAATACATGATTACCACATCTGCCGGGTACAGCCATACAAAAGATTTTTTTGCACAGATTACTGACACACTTTCCGATGGAAAAAGCTTCTTAATGCCTCGAAATCTGGCAACAGAAGACGTTCTGAGTGTCAGTATAAGTGCATCATTACAGCCATTAAAGTGGTATAGTATTTATTTTAATGCAAGTGTAGATAATCAAAAATACAAAGCAGATTATGGTGGCAACAAAACCATTAATGCACAATTTACCTCATTTAATTTATATGGACAGCATACCTTTAAACTCCCCTATAAATTTACTTTTGAACTATCCGGATGGTATAACTCAGGAGGCGTTTGGGGTGGGTCGTACAAGACCAAGGCGCAAGGATCGTTAGATGTCGGCCTACAGAAGAAATTATTAAAAGATCAGGCAACATTAAAAATTTCATATACTGACCTATTGCATACAGCTCCATGGGACAGCTACAACACCTATGCAGGCATTGTGAGCCGTGCATGGGGAAATTGGGAAAGCCAACAACTCAGGGTGTCGTTTACATGGCGTTTTGGCAATAATCAAATGAAAAACACCAAACAGCGCAGTAGTGGCAGTGAGCAGGAACAAAAAAGAATTGGCGGTGGTGAATAA
- a CDS encoding DUF5916 domain-containing protein, whose amino-acid sequence MLHKVINIFILIVFFSGVTNASDSLKHYKATRIFEPIKIDGQLTESAWTNTISFSDFVMNRPIEGSVPTQKTEVRIVYDNTAIYVGAMLFDTAPDSILKELGLRDGADPSSNNGFTDINADYFRFVFDPYNTRQDAYDFGVYASGIQADSRYSDFLFDAVWESAVKISDKGWCVEIKIPYSAIRFPSKPVQEWAFQITRNIRRNREFQQWSLTPSTASNAQNYWGVLDGIENIKPPLRLSLTPYISVAYEHEPVSGSKANQTYSYRGGADIKYGLDERFTLDMTLLPDFGQVQSDNKRKTLSYEEINYDENRPFFKEGTDIFSRDNLFYSRRIGQTPSRYYDVIDKYDESDIKSNPTESKLINATKLSGRTNEGIGIGFFNAITNNTYATIKDKNTGLTEKILTEPLANYNVLVADKQWKSNSSVYLINTNVTRTKKFNDSNVTGGGFKLVNKKNTYSLSGGLDYSLKFITDPEGINSDKRVDGLRHYLSIKKTSGTIRWGLSQVGVNSTYDPTDFGYYVTPNRINSNANLTFFRFKPYGSVQEGNWRFDLNYYQHYKTGYLKEMSLQTNLFILFKSYNAIYGGGGSSPLVGREYDPRLNGRYVNALKYWFAYIGISTDYRRALALDMEINISNFIKTYLSEGGNIDATLRYRINDKLTLNASSEYNFDPYNFGFTSETDPNIYLFGLRRTHIYINSLAARYIFKNDLSLSIVARHYWFNYAYRKYFLLQDDGGLSTTADVYNNEFDGSYNFFNADLLFSWRFAPGSTLTFSYKNIFDNGTDGKLETASFTKNLDYVFKNPHVQTFSIKVLYYLDYLQLRKNSTSLEN is encoded by the coding sequence ATGTTGCACAAGGTTATTAATATTTTTATTCTAATTGTATTTTTTTCAGGTGTTACCAACGCCTCAGATAGCCTTAAACATTATAAAGCAACGCGCATTTTTGAACCTATAAAAATTGATGGTCAGCTAACAGAATCGGCCTGGACAAACACCATTTCATTCAGCGATTTTGTTATGAACCGTCCGATTGAAGGCAGTGTTCCGACACAAAAAACAGAAGTTCGTATTGTATATGACAACACTGCAATTTATGTAGGCGCTATGCTTTTTGACACAGCACCCGACAGTATTTTAAAAGAATTAGGACTTCGGGATGGAGCGGATCCTTCCAGCAACAATGGTTTTACCGACATCAATGCAGATTATTTCCGATTTGTTTTTGACCCCTACAATACACGGCAAGATGCTTATGATTTTGGGGTATATGCTTCAGGCATTCAGGCCGACAGTCGCTACAGTGACTTTTTGTTTGATGCTGTTTGGGAAAGTGCCGTAAAAATTTCTGATAAAGGCTGGTGTGTTGAAATTAAAATTCCCTATTCAGCAATACGTTTTCCTTCAAAACCTGTTCAGGAATGGGCTTTTCAGATAACCAGAAACATTAGACGAAATAGAGAATTTCAACAATGGAGCCTTACACCATCAACAGCCTCCAATGCTCAAAATTATTGGGGTGTGCTCGATGGTATTGAAAACATTAAACCTCCACTCAGACTTTCGTTAACACCATATATTAGTGTAGCATACGAACACGAACCGGTTTCAGGTTCTAAAGCAAATCAAACTTACAGCTACCGTGGTGGTGCAGATATAAAGTATGGACTAGATGAGCGTTTTACTTTGGACATGACCCTACTTCCGGATTTTGGACAAGTACAGTCGGACAACAAAAGGAAAACACTTAGTTATGAAGAAATAAACTATGATGAAAACCGTCCCTTCTTTAAAGAAGGTACTGATATTTTTTCGAGAGACAATCTTTTTTACAGCAGAAGAATAGGTCAAACACCATCCAGATATTATGACGTGATAGATAAATATGATGAGAGTGATATTAAGTCAAATCCAACAGAATCGAAACTGATTAATGCAACCAAACTTTCCGGACGAACCAATGAGGGAATTGGTATTGGATTTTTTAATGCCATAACTAACAATACCTATGCAACAATTAAAGATAAAAATACCGGACTCACGGAAAAAATTCTTACCGAACCACTTGCAAATTATAATGTACTGGTTGCAGACAAACAATGGAAAAGCAACTCTTCGGTTTATCTCATCAACACCAATGTAACAAGAACAAAAAAGTTCAATGATTCGAATGTTACAGGAGGTGGATTTAAATTAGTAAATAAAAAAAACACCTATAGTTTAAGTGGTGGGCTTGATTACAGTCTTAAATTTATTACCGATCCGGAAGGTATAAATTCAGATAAAAGAGTTGATGGGTTAAGACACTATCTATCTATAAAAAAAACAAGTGGCACTATCCGATGGGGGCTCTCGCAAGTTGGAGTTAATTCCACCTATGATCCAACAGACTTTGGTTACTATGTGACACCAAACAGAATTAATTCAAATGCTAATCTTACTTTTTTCCGATTTAAACCTTATGGTTCTGTACAGGAAGGTAATTGGCGCTTTGATTTAAATTATTATCAGCATTACAAAACCGGTTATTTGAAAGAAATGTCTTTACAAACAAATCTTTTCATTCTTTTTAAATCATACAATGCAATTTATGGTGGCGGTGGATCTTCACCTTTAGTCGGGCGCGAATATGATCCGCGCTTGAATGGAAGATATGTTAATGCTTTAAAATACTGGTTTGCTTATATAGGAATAAGTACAGATTACCGAAGGGCATTAGCATTAGATATGGAAATAAATATCAGTAACTTTATCAAAACCTATCTTTCAGAAGGTGGAAATATTGATGCAACCTTGCGCTATCGCATCAATGACAAACTAACGTTAAATGCTTCATCCGAATATAATTTTGATCCTTACAATTTTGGATTTACAAGTGAAACTGATCCAAATATTTATCTTTTTGGATTAAGAAGAACCCATATCTATATAAACAGTCTTGCAGCACGATATATATTTAAAAATGATCTGTCGCTTTCTATTGTCGCCAGACACTATTGGTTTAATTACGCTTACAGGAAATATTTTTTACTCCAGGATGATGGCGGACTATCCACTACTGCTGATGTCTATAACAATGAATTTGATGGCAGTTATAATTTTTTTAATGCTGATTTGCTTTTTTCCTGGCGATTTGCTCCCGGAAGTACATTAACTTTTTCATACAAAAATATTTTTGACAATGGCACTGATGGCAAATTAGAAACTGCATCTTTCACTAAAAATCTTGACTATGTTTTTAAAAATCCACATGTTCAAACTTTTTCAATTAAAGTGCTTTATTATCTCGATTATTTACAATTAAGAAAAAATTCAACTTCATTAGAAAACTAA
- a CDS encoding dicarboxylate/amino acid:cation symporter, translated as MKVSLTARIFIGMLLAILLGHWYNITHTAAELEVFASRISILSDIFLRLIKMIIAPLVFATLVVGVAKVGDFKSVGRIGLKTILYFQFATILALLLGLLLVNFFEPGKIMSLQIPAQSAATGVSAKGLNAKDFITHVIPKSIVEAMANNDILPIVVFALFFGLAAASVGEKAKMVINAMDAVSHIMFKVTNFVMKFAPYGVFGAVAAVVAQQGLSVISGYLYLIATFYGGLLFFGLVILGLICYFLKIPFLKLLQHIREPIMLAFSTASSESAFPKTIEALEKYGCSNRIISFVLPLGYSFNLDGSIMYMAFATQFIAQAYGMDLNIQQQIMMLLMLLVTSKGMAGVPRASMVVIAGMLESFNIPEAGLLLILGVDQILDMGRSATNVVGNAVATAVVSKWEKEL; from the coding sequence GTGAAAGTTAGTCTTACAGCTCGTATATTTATCGGCATGTTACTGGCAATTTTGCTGGGACATTGGTATAATATCACACACACAGCTGCCGAACTTGAAGTTTTTGCTTCCAGGATAAGCATTTTGAGTGATATTTTTCTTCGCTTGATAAAGATGATAATTGCGCCACTGGTTTTTGCAACATTGGTGGTTGGAGTTGCTAAAGTGGGCGATTTTAAGAGCGTTGGCCGAATTGGCCTGAAGACAATATTGTATTTTCAGTTTGCAACAATACTTGCACTTCTACTCGGATTACTCTTAGTTAACTTTTTTGAACCAGGTAAAATCATGAGTCTGCAAATACCTGCACAGTCAGCAGCTACGGGTGTTTCTGCAAAAGGTCTCAATGCGAAGGATTTTATTACCCATGTTATTCCGAAAAGTATTGTGGAGGCAATGGCAAATAATGATATTTTGCCAATTGTAGTATTTGCTTTGTTTTTTGGGCTAGCTGCCGCATCTGTTGGTGAGAAAGCTAAAATGGTTATCAATGCAATGGATGCGGTTTCGCATATCATGTTTAAAGTAACAAATTTTGTAATGAAGTTTGCTCCTTATGGTGTCTTCGGAGCAGTGGCTGCAGTAGTGGCCCAACAGGGACTCAGTGTAATTTCCGGCTATCTATATTTAATAGCTACTTTTTATGGAGGACTACTTTTCTTTGGATTGGTTATTTTAGGATTGATTTGTTATTTTTTAAAAATCCCGTTTTTAAAACTTTTACAACATATTCGTGAGCCAATCATGCTGGCCTTTTCAACAGCAAGTTCTGAATCGGCATTTCCTAAAACTATTGAGGCATTGGAAAAATATGGTTGTAGTAATCGTATCATAAGTTTTGTATTACCCTTAGGCTATTCTTTCAATCTTGATGGTAGTATCATGTATATGGCTTTTGCTACTCAGTTTATTGCGCAGGCCTACGGAATGGATTTGAATATTCAACAACAAATAATGATGTTGCTGATGCTACTTGTAACCAGTAAAGGAATGGCTGGTGTGCCCAGAGCAAGCATGGTTGTTATTGCCGGAATGCTCGAGTCATTTAATATTCCTGAAGCGGGATTATTATTGATTTTGGGAGTTGATCAGATATTAGATATGGGTAGGTCAGCAACCAATGTAGTGGGCAATGCAGTGGCTACGGCAGTTGTGTCTAAGTGGGAGAAAGAGTTGTAA
- a CDS encoding DUF1573 domain-containing protein yields MKKLFLAAMVLCAATLVNAQDDSKAAPKPTATPAVSPNAADISFENETHDFGTIPYNGNGTFEFKFTNTGKEPLVISNAKGSCGCTVPSWPKEPILKGHSGVINVHYDTKRPGPFTKTVTVSSNGKTGEKVLTIKGNVETKEQTESGTPVKKDNTMAPKETTTSPFGN; encoded by the coding sequence ATGAAGAAGTTATTTTTAGCAGCTATGGTTTTGTGTGCAGCCACTCTGGTTAATGCACAAGACGATTCAAAAGCAGCACCTAAACCAACAGCAACACCGGCAGTCAGCCCCAATGCAGCCGACATTAGTTTCGAAAATGAAACACATGACTTTGGTACTATCCCTTACAATGGTAATGGAACCTTTGAATTTAAATTCACTAACACCGGAAAAGAACCCTTAGTTATATCTAATGCTAAAGGCAGCTGTGGCTGTACAGTTCCCTCTTGGCCAAAAGAACCAATTTTGAAAGGCCATTCCGGAGTAATCAACGTTCATTATGATACTAAGCGCCCTGGCCCATTTACAAAAACTGTAACCGTATCGTCTAATGGTAAAACTGGCGAAAAAGTTCTGACTATTAAAGGTAATGTAGAAACAAAAGAGCAAACAGAAAGTGGCACTCCGGTAAAGAAAGATAATACAATGGCTCCTAAAGAGACCACCACAAGCCCATTTGGTAATTAA
- a CDS encoding valine--tRNA ligase, protein MSELSKIYNPQETESKWYAHWMNENFFSSTPDEREPYTIVIPPPNVTGVLHMGHMLNNTIQDVLIRRARMLGKNACWVPGTDHASIATEAKVVQMLRERGIKKSDLTREEFLKYAWEWKEKYGGIILEQLKKLGCSCDWDRTRFTMEDDLSEAVIDVFIDLYNKGYIYRGLRMVNWDPAGLTAVSDEEVIHKDVNSKLYYVRYKIDGTADEWITIATVRPETILGDTAVCVHPDDERYAHLKGKFCIIPIVNRRVPIIFDDYIDKEFGTGALKVTPAHDINDYNLGLKHKLEVIDTLTPDGKMSEAAGHYVGEDRFVVRKKIAKDLEASGHLIKTEDYKNKVGYSERTDAVIEPRLSLQWFVNMPEISKPALNAVVDGNIKLIPDKFISTYRYWMENVKDWCISRQLWWGQRIPAWYDNEGNFVVAKTSQEALAKFKEAGKTFSLQDIHQDDDVLDTWFSSWLWPISVFDGFKDPTNKDINYYYPTNDLVTAPEILFFWVARMIIAGLEYRNDIPFERVYLTGIVRDKLGRKMSKSLGNSPDPLELIEKYGADGVRVGMLLSSPAGNDLLFDESYCEQGRNFANKMWNAFRLIKNWQPDASIHQSETGKIATAWIKSKLNEQLALINDSYDKMRISEVLMIKYKLFWDDFCAWYLEMIKPAYGSVAIDTETYNSTIAVFENLLRILHPFMPFITEELWHELKNRGGRDCIIVSTWPKQTSPDNVLLQGMSHVQNIISTLRTFRNEKGISPKTALQLLTTEKHQSTFDDIILKLANVSSIEKTNNFNKAFSFMAGTHEYAIPFDQNIDTAAERIRIEKEIAYNKGFLDTVMKKLGNVNFVSKAKPEVIASEEKKKSDAEQKIKSLEQQLNMMR, encoded by the coding sequence ATGTCAGAATTATCAAAAATATATAACCCACAGGAAACCGAATCTAAATGGTATGCGCATTGGATGAATGAAAATTTTTTCAGTTCCACACCGGATGAAAGAGAACCTTATACAATTGTAATTCCTCCACCGAATGTAACCGGAGTATTGCACATGGGGCACATGCTCAATAACACTATTCAGGATGTACTTATTCGCAGGGCAAGAATGTTAGGCAAAAATGCCTGTTGGGTTCCGGGCACAGATCATGCTTCAATCGCCACAGAAGCTAAGGTAGTGCAAATGTTGCGCGAAAGAGGTATTAAAAAATCTGACCTTACACGTGAAGAGTTTTTAAAATATGCTTGGGAGTGGAAAGAAAAATACGGTGGAATAATTCTTGAGCAATTAAAAAAATTAGGTTGTAGTTGCGATTGGGATCGCACACGATTTACAATGGAGGATGATTTAAGTGAAGCTGTAATTGATGTATTCATAGACCTCTATAACAAAGGTTATATTTATCGTGGACTACGCATGGTAAACTGGGACCCTGCAGGATTGACTGCCGTAAGTGACGAAGAGGTAATACATAAAGATGTAAACTCTAAACTTTATTATGTAAGATATAAAATTGATGGCACTGCTGATGAATGGATTACTATTGCAACTGTACGTCCGGAAACAATTTTAGGCGACACTGCTGTTTGTGTGCATCCTGATGATGAACGTTATGCTCATTTAAAGGGAAAATTCTGTATCATTCCTATAGTTAACCGAAGAGTGCCTATTATTTTTGACGACTATATTGACAAGGAATTTGGAACAGGCGCACTTAAGGTAACACCTGCACACGATATCAACGACTATAACCTTGGATTAAAACATAAGCTTGAAGTCATTGACACATTAACCCCTGATGGCAAGATGAGTGAAGCAGCAGGACATTATGTTGGCGAAGACAGATTTGTGGTAAGAAAGAAAATTGCAAAAGACCTTGAAGCTAGCGGTCATCTAATTAAAACGGAAGATTATAAAAACAAAGTTGGCTACAGCGAACGTACTGATGCCGTTATAGAACCTCGCTTGAGTTTACAGTGGTTTGTGAATATGCCGGAAATCAGTAAGCCTGCATTAAATGCCGTTGTAGATGGAAACATCAAACTTATTCCTGATAAATTTATCAGCACCTATCGCTATTGGATGGAGAATGTTAAAGACTGGTGTATATCAAGACAACTTTGGTGGGGACAACGCATACCAGCATGGTATGATAATGAAGGAAATTTTGTTGTTGCCAAAACTTCTCAGGAGGCATTGGCGAAGTTTAAAGAAGCAGGGAAAACATTTTCACTACAAGATATACATCAGGATGATGATGTTCTGGACACTTGGTTTTCATCATGGTTGTGGCCTATCAGTGTTTTTGACGGATTTAAAGACCCAACAAACAAAGACATCAACTACTACTACCCTACCAATGATTTAGTGACAGCACCCGAAATACTTTTCTTTTGGGTGGCACGTATGATTATTGCTGGATTAGAATATCGTAATGACATTCCATTTGAGCGTGTTTATCTTACCGGTATTGTGCGGGATAAATTAGGCAGAAAGATGAGTAAGTCCTTAGGTAATTCTCCTGACCCCCTTGAGTTAATAGAAAAATATGGCGCTGATGGAGTTCGTGTAGGCATGTTACTTTCATCACCTGCCGGAAACGATTTATTATTTGATGAATCATACTGTGAACAAGGACGTAATTTTGCCAACAAAATGTGGAATGCATTCCGTCTGATAAAAAATTGGCAGCCTGATGCATCAATTCATCAATCTGAAACAGGTAAGATAGCAACAGCCTGGATAAAATCAAAACTCAATGAACAATTAGCACTCATCAACGACAGTTATGACAAAATGCGAATCAGTGAAGTACTCATGATTAAATACAAGTTGTTTTGGGATGATTTCTGTGCATGGTATTTAGAAATGATTAAACCAGCTTATGGTAGTGTGGCAATAGATACAGAAACTTATAATAGCACCATAGCTGTTTTTGAAAACCTGCTACGGATACTTCATCCATTTATGCCTTTTATTACAGAAGAATTATGGCATGAACTTAAAAACAGAGGTGGCAGAGATTGCATTATTGTAAGTACATGGCCAAAGCAAACCTCACCTGACAATGTTTTATTACAAGGCATGTCACATGTTCAAAATATTATCTCTACTTTAAGAACTTTTAGAAACGAAAAAGGAATTTCTCCCAAAACTGCATTGCAATTGCTGACAACTGAAAAGCATCAATCCACTTTTGATGACATCATACTTAAATTAGCCAATGTCAGCAGCATTGAAAAAACCAATAATTTTAATAAAGCGTTTTCTTTTATGGCAGGCACACATGAATATGCCATTCCATTTGATCAGAATATTGATACTGCAGCAGAACGAATCCGGATAGAAAAAGAAATTGCTTACAACAAAGGTTTTCTTGACACAGTAATGAAAAAATTAGGTAACGTCAACTTTGTAAGTAAAGCCAAGCCTGAGGTAATTGCCAGTGAAGAGAAAAAGAAATCGGATGCCGAACAAAAAATTAAATCATTAGAACAACAGCTTAATATGATGCGCTAA
- a CDS encoding pyridoxal phosphate-dependent aminotransferase, giving the protein MPSISEKGKHMPPSPIRKLVPYADQAKAEGKKIYHLNIGQPDIESPKVMLDAIRNIDLKVIEYSHSAGIESYRRKLISYYKKYNININFEDIIITTGGSEAIEIAMMTCLNEGDEIIIPEPFYANYNGFSTQAGVTVVPVFSSIRNGFALPPHDEFEKVITPRTKAIMICNPSNPTGHLYSKEELESLRDLALKHDLYLFADEVYREFCYDNNSYFSIMHLEGLNENIILLDSISKRYSACGARIGAMISKNKKVMSTAMKFAQARLSPPTFGQIAAEAAIDTPQEYFDNVKAEYVARRNFVVEQLNSMPGVYCAKPSGAFYCMAELPIDDSDTFCQWLLEKFSYQGQTVMLAPATGFYSHAELGKKEVRIAYVLNLDDLKNAMICLKEALKIYPGRVENILNNTIISQG; this is encoded by the coding sequence ATGCCATCTATTTCAGAAAAAGGCAAACACATGCCGCCTTCGCCAATCAGAAAATTGGTGCCTTATGCCGATCAAGCCAAAGCAGAAGGTAAAAAAATTTATCACCTCAATATTGGTCAGCCTGATATAGAATCCCCAAAGGTGATGCTTGATGCAATAAGAAATATTGACCTGAAGGTTATTGAGTACAGCCATTCTGCCGGTATAGAATCGTACAGAAGAAAGTTGATTTCTTATTATAAGAAGTATAATATCAATATCAATTTTGAGGACATTATAATTACTACAGGTGGTTCAGAAGCCATAGAAATTGCTATGATGACTTGCCTTAACGAAGGTGATGAGATTATTATTCCTGAGCCGTTTTATGCCAATTATAACGGTTTTTCTACCCAGGCTGGAGTTACAGTTGTTCCTGTTTTTTCATCTATAAGAAACGGATTTGCACTTCCTCCACATGATGAGTTCGAAAAGGTCATTACACCACGTACAAAGGCCATTATGATTTGCAACCCAAGTAATCCAACAGGTCACTTGTATTCAAAAGAAGAGCTGGAAAGTTTACGTGACCTTGCTTTGAAACATGATTTGTATCTTTTTGCAGACGAAGTTTATAGGGAATTTTGTTATGATAACAACAGTTATTTCTCAATCATGCATCTTGAAGGGCTAAATGAGAATATAATTTTGTTAGATTCCATAAGTAAACGTTATAGTGCCTGCGGTGCACGAATTGGTGCCATGATTTCAAAGAATAAAAAAGTCATGAGTACTGCAATGAAGTTTGCGCAAGCCAGATTAAGCCCGCCTACGTTTGGGCAAATAGCAGCAGAAGCAGCAATAGATACGCCTCAGGAATATTTTGATAATGTAAAGGCAGAGTATGTGGCAAGAAGAAATTTTGTTGTGGAGCAATTGAATAGTATGCCGGGTGTGTATTGTGCCAAACCAAGTGGCGCGTTTTATTGTATGGCTGAATTGCCGATTGATGATTCAGATACTTTTTGCCAGTGGTTGCTCGAAAAGTTTTCATATCAGGGGCAGACCGTAATGTTGGCACCTGCTACTGGTTTTTACAGCCATGCCGAGCTGGGAAAAAAAGAAGTTAGAATAGCCTATGTACTTAATCTGGACGATTTGAAAAATGCTATGATATGTTTAAAAGAGGCGTTAAAAATTTATCCAGGCAGAGTAGAAAATATTTTAAATAATACAATAATTAGTCAGGGCTGA
- a CDS encoding DUF1573 domain-containing protein, which translates to MKKTILLSALAIGMATATFAQEKAVAVQAAPAENKNQADFKFETLEYNYGTIKQGDKVNYTFNFVNTGKEPLIITNAQGSCGCTVPEWPKEPIKKGEAGKIHVTFNSAGKMGLQDKTITITSNAKTSPVVLHIKGNIEAAPTQEAPKN; encoded by the coding sequence ATGAAAAAAACAATTCTTCTTTCAGCATTAGCTATTGGTATGGCAACTGCTACATTTGCACAAGAGAAAGCAGTAGCTGTTCAGGCTGCTCCAGCTGAAAATAAAAATCAGGCTGACTTTAAATTTGAAACTTTAGAGTACAACTACGGTACTATTAAACAAGGTGATAAGGTGAATTACACATTTAACTTTGTTAACACCGGCAAAGAGCCCTTAATCATTACCAATGCACAAGGGTCATGTGGCTGTACTGTTCCTGAGTGGCCAAAAGAGCCAATTAAAAAGGGCGAAGCAGGCAAAATTCATGTTACTTTCAATTCAGCAGGTAAAATGGGTCTTCAGGATAAAACCATCACTATCACTTCTAATGCAAAAACCAGTCCTGTGGTTTTACATATAAAAGGAAATATTGAGGCTGCTCCTACTCAGGAAGCACCAAAGAATTAA